The proteins below come from a single Eubacterium limosum genomic window:
- the prfB gene encoding peptide chain release factor 2 (programmed frameshift) has product MIDLYECRQSVNEKEKELTDLGIHFDLPAVSERIEVLNAQTESPEFWSDQQKAQKVLKELKILRQKKGEYDKLKDNLDDILVMFELIDEGEEMDELPDTIEAFGKELEKFKLETLLSGEYDSNNAIISLHPGAGGTESQDWAEMLLRMYTRWAERKGFKVKSLDLQPGDVAGIKSATLLIEGINAYGYLKTERGVHRLVRISPFDSSGRRHTSFASLDVTPEVDDSVEIEINPDDIRVDTYRASGAGGQHVNKTSSAIRITHIPTGVVVQCQNERSQHQNKEVAMNMLKGKLVEIMEQEQKEKLDDVVGDYSQIAWGSQIRSYVFHPYNMVKDHRTNVEVGNIQSVMDGDLDQFMNAYLQQTAAQQ; this is encoded by the exons GTGATTGATCTCTATGAATGCAGACAGAGTGTCAATGAAAAGGAAAAAGAACTGACGGATTTG GGGATTCACTTTGACTTACCAGCCGTCAGTGAAAGAATAGAAGTACTGAACGCCCAGACCGAATCACCAGAGTTCTGGAGTGATCAGCAAAAAGCCCAAAAGGTTTTAAAGGAGCTGAAAATCCTCCGCCAGAAAAAAGGCGAGTACGATAAGCTCAAGGATAATCTTGACGATATCCTCGTCATGTTTGAACTGATCGATGAGGGAGAAGAAATGGACGAGCTCCCGGATACCATTGAGGCTTTTGGAAAAGAGCTTGAGAAATTCAAGCTGGAAACGCTCCTGTCCGGTGAGTATGACAGCAATAACGCCATTATCTCACTGCACCCGGGCGCCGGCGGTACCGAATCCCAGGATTGGGCGGAAATGCTGCTCAGAATGTATACCCGTTGGGCAGAGCGTAAAGGCTTTAAGGTTAAATCGCTTGATTTACAGCCCGGTGATGTTGCCGGTATCAAAAGTGCCACACTGCTTATCGAAGGCATTAACGCCTATGGCTATCTGAAAACAGAGAGAGGAGTCCACCGTCTGGTCCGTATCTCACCCTTTGACTCTTCAGGGCGCCGGCATACTTCCTTTGCGTCTCTGGATGTTACACCAGAGGTTGATGACAGTGTGGAAATTGAAATCAACCCGGATGATATCCGCGTGGATACCTACCGCGCAAGCGGTGCAGGCGGCCAGCATGTCAATAAAACCTCATCGGCTATCCGGATTACTCATATTCCGACTGGTGTTGTTGTGCAGTGCCAGAACGAGCGCTCCCAACATCAGAATAAAGAGGTAGCGATGAACATGCTCAAGGGTAAGCTGGTTGAGATCATGGAGCAGGAACAGAAAGAAAAGCTGGATGACGTCGTAGGCGATTATAGCCAGATTGCCTGGGGATCGCAGATTCGTTCTTATGTGTTTCACCCATATAATATGGTTAAGGATCACCGTACCAATGTGGAAGTCGGCAATATCCAGTCGGTTATGGATGGCGACTTAGACCAGTTTATGAACGCCTATCTTCAGCAGACAGCTGCACAGCAGTAA
- a CDS encoding helix-turn-helix domain-containing protein, with amino-acid sequence MENNTFGSRLKALRLSKNLTQEKFANIFYLNKSSISKYEKDKNLPENQLLIKIADFFDVSVDYLLCRTSQQKLLPSNPKPMSGEEFLSSYVFSEEETEAFAAYFSFPDDLKKEVLDYIRFKQQ; translated from the coding sequence ATGGAGAATAATACATTTGGTTCACGTCTTAAAGCTTTAAGACTGTCTAAAAATCTAACTCAGGAGAAATTCGCAAATATTTTTTATCTTAATAAAAGTTCAATTTCTAAATATGAAAAAGATAAAAACTTGCCCGAAAATCAATTATTAATTAAAATCGCTGACTTTTTTGATGTATCTGTTGATTATTTGTTATGTAGAACATCCCAGCAAAAATTATTGCCAAGCAATCCAAAACCAATGAGCGGTGAAGAATTTTTAAGCTCTTATGTTTTCTCTGAAGAAGAAACAGAAGCTTTTGCAGCTTATTTTTCTTTCCCAGACGACTTAAAAAAAGAAGTTTTAGACTATATTCGTTTTAAACAACAATAA
- a CDS encoding NIL domain-containing protein produces the protein MVKKIVLNFPKEATGKPIASQLIRDYELQLNILKAFVDDDVNGTLLFEVSGSEDNIEKGITFIKKSGVDVKDVVSVIEVDKDRCVDCGACTAACVVGALEMDENWVLTYHPEKCLECALCIKACPVRAIHTLI, from the coding sequence ATGGTAAAGAAAATTGTTTTGAACTTCCCAAAAGAAGCAACCGGCAAACCCATTGCAAGCCAGCTGATCCGTGATTATGAGTTACAGCTGAACATTTTAAAGGCTTTTGTCGATGATGACGTGAACGGCACCTTGCTTTTTGAAGTTTCCGGCTCAGAGGATAACATCGAGAAAGGGATCACCTTTATTAAAAAGAGCGGCGTTGACGTTAAAGATGTCGTCTCTGTCATTGAGGTGGATAAGGACCGCTGTGTAGACTGCGGCGCTTGCACTGCGGCCTGTGTTGTGGGAGCTTTGGAAATGGATGAGAACTGGGTTCTGACCTATCATCCGGAAAAATGTCTGGAATGCGCACTTTGTATTAAAGCCTGCCCGGTCCGCGCAATCCATACCCTTATTTAG
- a CDS encoding homocysteine biosynthesis protein: protein MPKTYQEINEKIARGEAVIVTAEEVIDIVKERGTKEAAEYVDVVTTATFGPMCSSGAFLNFGHADPPIRMAEIELNNVEAYGGLAAVDTYIGATQPSSDKGAEYGGAHVICDLIDGKEVHLHATSPGTDCYPRKEIDTWVGLKDMNEAYLYNPRNCYQNYNAAINASKKRIYTYMGILHPNMGNITYSTAGALSPLLNDPLYKTIGMGTRIFLAGAQGYVSWMGTQFNSDCARDEKGYPLGGAGTLAVMGEMREMSTKYIQPAVFERYGVSMFVGIGIPIPILDEEMMQFVSVTDAELHTNIIDYSDKDRPVIKKVSYAELRSGSVEIDGKKIRTSPLSSLTKARTIADELTGWIKKGEFFLQEPVMKFPVNNTLNSLKIKEGGNK from the coding sequence ATGCCAAAGACCTATCAGGAAATTAATGAGAAAATCGCCAGAGGCGAGGCCGTCATTGTCACAGCCGAAGAAGTTATTGATATCGTTAAAGAACGGGGAACAAAAGAAGCGGCAGAGTATGTGGATGTCGTCACAACAGCTACCTTTGGGCCAATGTGCTCATCCGGCGCCTTTTTGAATTTTGGACATGCCGATCCGCCGATCCGCATGGCAGAAATTGAACTGAACAACGTTGAGGCTTACGGCGGACTGGCGGCTGTCGATACCTACATTGGAGCGACACAGCCATCCTCAGATAAAGGTGCAGAGTATGGCGGCGCACACGTTATCTGTGATTTGATTGACGGTAAGGAAGTACATCTCCACGCCACCTCGCCAGGGACAGACTGCTATCCGAGAAAGGAAATCGATACCTGGGTAGGGCTGAAGGACATGAACGAAGCCTACCTTTACAATCCGAGAAACTGCTATCAGAACTATAATGCGGCCATCAATGCATCAAAAAAACGTATCTACACTTATATGGGAATTTTACACCCCAATATGGGAAACATCACCTATAGTACTGCCGGGGCCCTCAGTCCATTACTGAATGATCCTCTGTATAAAACCATCGGTATGGGTACGCGCATTTTCTTAGCCGGCGCTCAGGGCTATGTCTCATGGATGGGGACTCAGTTTAATTCAGACTGCGCCCGGGATGAAAAGGGCTATCCGCTGGGCGGAGCAGGGACATTGGCTGTGATGGGAGAAATGCGTGAGATGAGCACAAAGTATATTCAGCCAGCTGTCTTTGAACGCTATGGGGTATCCATGTTTGTGGGGATTGGGATACCAATTCCTATTTTAGATGAAGAAATGATGCAGTTTGTCTCAGTAACCGACGCAGAGCTCCATACAAATATCATAGACTACAGCGATAAAGACCGGCCAGTCATTAAAAAGGTCAGCTATGCAGAGCTGCGCAGCGGGTCTGTCGAAATCGACGGGAAAAAGATCCGGACCTCGCCGCTCTCCAGCCTTACAAAAGCAAGGACCATTGCAGATGAACTGACTGGTTGGATCAAAAAAGGTGAGTTCTTCCTCCAGGAACCTGTAATGAAATTTCCGGTCAACAACACGCTTAACAGCCTGAAAATAAAAGAAGGGGGTAACAAATAA
- a CDS encoding putative manganese-dependent inorganic diphosphatase, producing MAQAIYVFGHQNPDTDSICASLSYAYLKQALGNENVVACRLGTINKETKYVLDYFNVEPPKLIKSVKPQVSDLHFNNFSMATEQDSVLKTMNQIISNPGRSLPVVDADKKLLGIISLPDIIQAYTDPYVESILKDTETPYKNIIEILDARIIGEIPYDYVTGNVYTNTELVAGQRLNAEDFVVTALNDGSLEKAFNVGAENIIISNTPIGTIPPIPENYKGLVFLSNHSPFEVIRLLTQVIPITNFVKRENLEYFVTYETIDDVKENMLTSNHTRFPVVSEDGMVLASITKSNLLDYNRKQVILVDHNERGQSIRGVEEAEIIEVIDHHRVAEIQTATPLYLRIEPVGCTCTIVAKMYHERNIPIPRPIAGLMLSAIISDTLLFHSPTCTETDRKIAEELADIAGVDLKAYGENMLVAGSNLADMSPKEILSADRKRFTMGNYKVMVSQINTGDFKGMFKQLRPVLSEMEKACAEEGFDLAVLMVTDIIMGGSEILVAGKSRKLAEAAFGIGENDISKFFPGVYSRKKQVVPPLMNASAL from the coding sequence ATGGCTCAAGCTATTTATGTTTTTGGACATCAAAATCCCGATACGGATTCCATTTGCGCCTCCCTTTCCTATGCCTACCTGAAACAGGCTCTCGGAAACGAAAACGTCGTGGCATGCCGTCTCGGTACTATCAATAAAGAAACAAAATATGTACTGGATTATTTTAACGTGGAGCCGCCTAAGCTGATCAAAAGTGTTAAGCCTCAGGTTTCCGACCTTCATTTCAATAATTTTTCAATGGCGACAGAACAGGATTCGGTATTAAAGACCATGAATCAGATTATTTCAAATCCCGGTCGTTCTCTGCCCGTTGTCGATGCCGATAAAAAGCTTCTCGGTATTATCTCACTTCCGGATATCATACAGGCCTACACAGACCCCTATGTTGAGTCTATTCTTAAAGACACCGAAACGCCCTATAAAAATATCATTGAGATTCTGGATGCCCGTATTATTGGGGAGATTCCATATGACTACGTCACTGGAAATGTCTATACCAATACCGAGCTGGTTGCCGGTCAAAGGCTTAACGCTGAAGATTTTGTCGTCACAGCCCTTAATGACGGCTCACTTGAAAAGGCTTTTAACGTCGGTGCAGAAAACATTATTATCTCCAATACACCGATTGGCACAATACCGCCAATTCCCGAAAATTATAAGGGACTCGTATTCCTTTCTAACCATTCTCCCTTTGAGGTTATCCGACTTTTAACCCAGGTAATCCCCATTACCAACTTTGTAAAGCGCGAAAATCTGGAGTACTTTGTCACCTACGAAACAATCGATGATGTCAAAGAAAATATGCTGACCTCTAATCATACAAGGTTTCCAGTTGTCTCTGAAGACGGTATGGTTCTCGCCTCCATTACCAAAAGTAATTTGCTGGACTATAACCGCAAACAGGTTATCCTCGTTGACCACAACGAACGCGGGCAGTCTATCCGCGGTGTGGAGGAAGCTGAAATTATCGAGGTTATCGACCACCACCGCGTCGCTGAAATCCAGACGGCCACACCGCTTTATCTGCGGATTGAGCCTGTAGGCTGCACTTGCACCATCGTAGCCAAGATGTACCATGAGCGGAATATCCCAATACCGCGCCCCATCGCTGGTTTAATGCTCTCGGCTATTATTTCAGATACACTGCTTTTCCACTCTCCTACCTGTACTGAAACTGACCGGAAAATCGCAGAAGAACTGGCCGATATTGCTGGGGTTGATCTGAAAGCCTATGGCGAAAACATGCTGGTAGCCGGCAGTAATCTGGCAGATATGTCTCCGAAAGAAATCTTATCCGCGGACCGCAAGCGCTTTACCATGGGTAATTATAAAGTTATGGTTTCTCAAATCAATACTGGCGACTTTAAAGGCATGTTTAAACAGCTCAGACCAGTATTATCCGAAATGGAAAAAGCATGCGCTGAGGAAGGTTTTGACCTTGCTGTCCTGATGGTAACTGATATTATTATGGGCGGCAGCGAGATACTGGTGGCCGGCAAATCCAGAAAACTTGCCGAAGCTGCTTTTGGTATCGGAGAGAATGACATCAGTAAATTCTTCCCTGGTGTTTACTCCAGAAAAAAACAGGTTGTGCCGCCTCTCATGAATGCTTCGGCGTTATAA
- a CDS encoding UPF0280 family protein codes for MYEKRVYRDKMQADGLVYYRVVEYETDLLIASETDQTDLMRRQVHETRKILENYGRAVPEFFTALEPIPVLQRDPTMIKRMKKASEVVGVGPMAAVAGAVSASVGEVLLKQSKEVIVENGGDLFIKTDKLRRVAIDAGRSAFKDLALKIKPASHPLGICTSSGTVGHSLSFGKADAATVISEDVYLSDAAATALGNRVRTHEDIRSAIEWIKGIAGIKGALIIVDNRMGAWGEIELD; via the coding sequence ATGTACGAAAAACGTGTTTATCGGGATAAAATGCAGGCTGATGGCCTGGTTTATTACCGCGTTGTGGAATATGAAACAGATCTTCTGATCGCGTCTGAGACAGACCAGACTGATTTGATGCGGCGTCAGGTTCACGAAACCCGAAAAATACTGGAAAATTATGGAAGGGCAGTGCCTGAGTTCTTTACAGCGCTTGAGCCGATACCGGTTTTGCAGCGTGATCCGACAATGATCAAACGTATGAAAAAAGCATCGGAAGTCGTAGGTGTCGGCCCGATGGCAGCTGTGGCGGGAGCTGTCTCAGCCAGTGTTGGAGAGGTGCTTTTAAAACAGAGTAAAGAAGTCATCGTCGAAAACGGCGGTGACTTGTTTATAAAGACGGATAAGCTTCGGCGGGTCGCCATCGATGCGGGCCGCTCTGCTTTTAAAGATCTGGCATTAAAAATAAAGCCGGCCTCCCATCCTCTGGGAATCTGTACATCCTCAGGCACTGTTGGGCATTCGCTCAGCTTTGGAAAGGCAGATGCCGCCACTGTCATCAGCGAGGACGTCTATCTCTCTGACGCTGCGGCCACAGCTCTGGGAAACCGGGTCAGGACCCACGAAGATATCCGCAGTGCCATCGAGTGGATTAAAGGTATCGCTGGCATCAAAGGCGCTCTGATCATTGTTGACAATCGGATGGGCGCATGGGGAGAAATTGAATTGGACTAA
- a CDS encoding homocysteine S-methyltransferase family protein, giving the protein MKFTEALKTKRLYLDGAMGSLLQAKLENIGSVPEALTLTHPEIIQDIYRAYVKAGSDIITTCTFGANGYKLNNTEYDQKAIITAAVKLAKELEPEYVALDIGPLGALIGALGDISFDEAYQYFAQMVEIGAAAGADVLLIETVTDIYEMKAAVLAAKEHSDLPVIASMTFEENGRTLTGSDPQTVVTILEALGVDAIGINCSTGPDKMMPVIETLLKYASVPVVVQPNAGLPRVADGKTFYDITSDEFAAYMAEIAQKGASVLGGCCGTTPEYIQKTIDATKTSPLPNLGNLSPEKQQTLVATGTRTVALGQDIRIIGECINPTTNAALKEELRRGELSLVKKLAVEQKKEGAHVLDINLGLPDIDEKEMMLRAVEAVSNLVDLPIQIDSSDPEVIEAVLRQYNGKPIINSVNGEQGSMERILPIARKYGACVLGLTMDERGIPEKAEDRLAIGKRIIHRAESIGIPKKNVLLDCLVLTASAQQEMVKETIKALELIHSELKVPTVLGVSNISFGLPNRELMNRTFLTMAFTSGLNTPIMNPSDQGMMEAVTAFRGLWGYDESCIQYVTKYNSKSATPIAKDKGEALPNLKAMVVDGMKEEAAAATEELLKILDPMAIVNDYLIPGLDMVGEEFETGEAFLPNLIFAAEAVQKSFEIIKNHLSIEEQITKGRIVLATVSGDVHDIGKNILKVILENYGYEILDLGKDVETEKIVSTVKKENIQLVGLSALMTTTVKNMAETVSQIHEHCPETAVMVGGAVLNAEYAADIGADYYGKDAKAGVNIAQSIFEK; this is encoded by the coding sequence ATGAAATTTACAGAAGCATTAAAAACAAAACGACTTTATCTTGACGGCGCAATGGGCAGCCTGCTTCAGGCAAAGCTTGAAAATATTGGTTCTGTGCCAGAGGCACTGACGTTAACACACCCAGAGATTATTCAGGATATTTACAGAGCCTATGTTAAAGCCGGATCAGATATTATCACGACCTGTACCTTTGGAGCAAACGGCTATAAACTAAACAATACGGAATATGATCAGAAAGCGATTATCACAGCGGCCGTGAAGCTGGCAAAAGAGCTGGAGCCTGAATATGTCGCCCTGGATATTGGTCCTCTGGGCGCTTTGATCGGTGCCCTTGGGGACATCAGCTTTGACGAAGCTTACCAGTATTTTGCGCAGATGGTCGAAATCGGGGCTGCAGCAGGGGCGGATGTGCTGCTGATTGAAACCGTGACCGATATCTATGAAATGAAAGCAGCTGTTCTGGCGGCAAAAGAGCACAGCGATTTGCCGGTAATCGCCTCAATGACCTTTGAGGAAAATGGACGCACGCTCACAGGCTCCGATCCTCAGACCGTTGTAACCATACTTGAAGCCTTGGGAGTAGACGCTATCGGGATCAACTGCTCTACCGGTCCGGATAAAATGATGCCGGTCATTGAAACGCTGCTTAAGTATGCGTCAGTTCCCGTGGTAGTTCAGCCAAATGCGGGCCTTCCGCGGGTGGCAGATGGAAAAACCTTCTATGATATAACGTCGGACGAATTTGCCGCTTATATGGCCGAAATCGCGCAAAAAGGAGCATCTGTGCTGGGCGGATGCTGTGGGACAACCCCGGAATATATCCAAAAGACCATTGACGCCACAAAAACTTCTCCGCTTCCGAATCTTGGGAATTTATCGCCTGAGAAACAGCAGACACTTGTGGCAACAGGGACCAGAACTGTTGCGCTGGGGCAGGATATCCGCATCATTGGAGAGTGCATTAATCCAACGACAAACGCGGCGTTAAAAGAAGAGCTGCGCCGCGGAGAGCTTTCCCTTGTTAAAAAGCTGGCTGTCGAACAGAAAAAAGAAGGGGCTCACGTTCTTGACATCAATCTTGGTCTGCCGGATATTGATGAAAAGGAAATGATGCTGAGGGCTGTCGAGGCTGTCAGCAATCTGGTCGATCTGCCGATACAGATTGACTCCTCTGACCCTGAAGTTATCGAGGCGGTGCTGCGGCAGTATAATGGAAAGCCAATTATTAACTCTGTCAATGGGGAACAGGGCTCTATGGAGCGGATATTGCCCATTGCCAGAAAATATGGTGCCTGCGTTCTCGGACTGACCATGGATGAGAGGGGCATTCCTGAAAAAGCTGAGGATCGTCTTGCCATTGGGAAGAGAATCATTCATAGAGCAGAGTCTATAGGGATTCCCAAAAAGAATGTGCTGCTTGACTGTCTGGTACTGACCGCATCGGCCCAGCAGGAAATGGTGAAGGAAACCATCAAGGCACTTGAACTGATTCATTCAGAATTGAAGGTTCCAACTGTGCTCGGTGTCAGCAATATTTCCTTTGGACTGCCAAACCGAGAGCTGATGAACCGCACCTTCCTTACCATGGCTTTTACATCGGGCTTAAATACCCCGATTATGAATCCTTCCGACCAGGGAATGATGGAGGCTGTCACCGCGTTCAGAGGACTTTGGGGTTATGATGAAAGCTGTATCCAATATGTCACAAAATATAACAGTAAATCGGCAACCCCGATAGCCAAGGATAAAGGCGAAGCACTGCCCAATCTTAAAGCAATGGTCGTTGATGGAATGAAGGAGGAGGCCGCCGCTGCAACGGAAGAACTCCTGAAGATACTGGACCCGATGGCAATTGTCAATGACTATCTGATCCCTGGGCTTGATATGGTGGGCGAGGAATTTGAGACAGGGGAAGCATTTTTACCAAACCTTATTTTTGCCGCCGAAGCTGTTCAGAAATCCTTTGAGATCATCAAAAATCACCTTAGCATTGAGGAACAGATTACAAAAGGGCGGATTGTATTGGCAACTGTCTCGGGAGACGTCCATGATATTGGGAAAAACATCCTGAAGGTTATCCTGGAAAATTACGGCTATGAAATATTGGATCTTGGCAAGGACGTTGAGACAGAAAAAATTGTTTCGACTGTCAAAAAGGAGAATATCCAGCTGGTCGGCCTGAGCGCTCTGATGACAACAACTGTCAAAAATATGGCGGAGACTGTGAGCCAGATTCATGAACATTGTCCGGAAACGGCTGTAATGGTTGGCGGTGCAGTGCTCAACGCTGAGTATGCGGCCGATATCGGAGCAGATTATTACGGCAAAGATGCAAAAGCCGGTGTTAACATTGCTCAGAGTATTTTTGAAAAATAG
- the secA gene encoding preprotein translocase subunit SecA encodes MGFLDGIFDVNKKEIKRLQKKVDKILALEDQYSAMSDEELKNQTALLKERLANGETLDDILVDAFATVREAAYRSIGMKHFPVQLLGGMVLHEGNIAEMKTGEGKTLVSTLPAYLNALEGKGVYIVTVNDYLAKRDSEWMGKVHEFLGLRVGLVVHGLSFDEKIEAYNADITYGTNNEFGFDYLRDNMASQKAQQVQRVLNYAIIDEVDSVLIDEARTPLIISGSGDKSTKLYEQADMFVKRLKEDTWDGDEKDDDRPIEEKGDYTKDEKAKSVMLTEKGVEKAEKYFGLDNLADVDNMEISHNINQALHANALMFKDRDYVIKDGEIIIVDEFTGRLMPGRRYSNGLHQAIEAKEHVKVNRESKTLATITFQNYFRMFSKLSGMTGTAKTEEEEFNTIYNLNVVTIPTNKPMVRNDMNDLVYKSEEGKFKAVAEEVKQRHVTGQPILIGTISIEKSELLSKYLKREGIKHNVLNAKYLEREAEIVSNAGQMDAVTISTNMAGRGTDIVLGEGVQELGGLHIIGTERHESRRIDNQLRGRSGRQGDPGSSQFFVSLEDDLMRIFGSEKIQSMVESIGLDEDTPIENKMLTRGIESAQKRVEARNFDIRKNVLQYDNVMNRQREIIYDQRQQVIDGQNMHEQIWKMTEDMVDSYVEMYTNGGDYYDDWDLEGLNNYFEKTLVAEGATLNLPKEPESRDALKEAILQYCRNNYEEKEKTLGDANMQELERAILLRSVDAAWMEHIDNMEQLKQGIGLRAYGQNDPVKEYTKEGFAMFEDMILRIQEDTVKYLYNIKIQKAPQQQRNVNMEDVKTNESEIEGRPAAARNKKVGRNDPCPCGSGKKYKKCCGANL; translated from the coding sequence TTGGGGTTTTTAGATGGAATATTTGATGTCAATAAAAAAGAGATCAAAAGATTACAAAAAAAAGTAGATAAAATCCTGGCATTGGAAGATCAATACAGCGCCATGTCAGATGAAGAATTGAAAAATCAGACTGCTTTGTTAAAGGAGCGTCTGGCAAACGGAGAGACCTTAGATGACATTCTGGTCGATGCCTTTGCCACGGTTCGTGAAGCGGCTTACCGTTCAATTGGAATGAAGCATTTCCCAGTCCAGTTGCTTGGGGGCATGGTCCTTCATGAGGGGAATATCGCGGAAATGAAAACCGGCGAAGGGAAAACCCTTGTGTCCACCTTGCCGGCTTATTTGAACGCCCTTGAAGGAAAAGGCGTTTATATCGTAACCGTCAATGACTACCTGGCCAAACGTGACAGCGAGTGGATGGGTAAAGTGCATGAGTTTTTAGGTTTAAGAGTTGGTCTGGTTGTCCATGGCCTGAGTTTTGACGAAAAGATCGAAGCTTACAATGCGGACATCACCTATGGGACTAACAATGAATTTGGTTTTGACTACCTGCGTGACAATATGGCCTCCCAGAAAGCGCAGCAGGTACAACGTGTGCTCAATTACGCCATTATCGATGAAGTGGACTCCGTCCTCATCGATGAAGCCAGAACCCCATTGATTATTTCGGGCAGCGGTGACAAGAGCACCAAGCTGTATGAACAGGCGGATATGTTTGTCAAACGCCTCAAGGAAGACACTTGGGATGGGGACGAAAAGGATGATGACCGCCCCATTGAAGAAAAGGGCGATTATACCAAGGATGAAAAGGCAAAATCCGTTATGCTGACGGAAAAGGGTGTGGAAAAGGCTGAAAAATATTTTGGACTGGATAATCTGGCCGATGTGGATAATATGGAAATTTCCCATAATATCAATCAGGCTCTGCATGCCAACGCCCTGATGTTTAAGGATCGCGACTATGTAATCAAGGACGGCGAAATCATTATTGTCGATGAGTTTACAGGCCGTTTGATGCCGGGCCGCCGTTATTCCAACGGTCTGCACCAGGCCATTGAAGCCAAGGAACACGTAAAGGTCAATCGTGAGTCTAAAACACTGGCGACCATTACTTTCCAGAACTATTTCCGGATGTTTAGCAAGCTTTCCGGTATGACTGGTACAGCAAAGACTGAGGAAGAAGAATTCAATACCATTTATAATTTGAACGTTGTAACGATCCCGACCAATAAACCGATGGTTCGCAACGATATGAACGATCTTGTCTACAAAAGTGAAGAGGGGAAATTCAAGGCGGTAGCCGAAGAGGTCAAGCAGCGCCATGTCACAGGACAGCCGATTCTGATCGGGACGATTTCCATTGAAAAGTCAGAGCTTTTGAGTAAATATCTTAAAAGAGAAGGCATTAAGCATAATGTCCTGAACGCAAAATATCTGGAACGTGAAGCTGAGATTGTCTCAAATGCCGGTCAGATGGATGCCGTCACCATTTCCACCAATATGGCGGGCCGTGGTACGGATATCGTTCTTGGAGAAGGTGTTCAGGAGCTAGGCGGGCTTCATATTATCGGCACGGAGCGCCATGAGAGCCGTCGTATTGACAATCAGCTGCGAGGCCGTTCCGGACGTCAGGGTGACCCGGGCTCCTCACAGTTTTTTGTCTCGCTGGAAGATGACCTGATGCGTATTTTTGGTTCAGAAAAAATTCAGAGCATGGTTGAGAGCATTGGCCTCGATGAGGATACGCCCATCGAAAATAAAATGCTGACCAGAGGGATTGAAAGTGCGCAGAAGCGTGTTGAAGCCCGAAACTTTGATATCCGTAAAAATGTCCTCCAGTATGATAATGTTATGAACCGCCAGAGAGAAATTATTTATGATCAGCGCCAGCAGGTTATCGACGGACAGAACATGCACGAGCAGATCTGGAAAATGACCGAGGATATGGTTGACAGCTATGTGGAAATGTACACCAACGGCGGCGACTATTACGATGACTGGGATCTTGAAGGCCTGAACAACTACTTTGAAAAGACGCTGGTGGCTGAAGGGGCAACGCTGAACCTGCCCAAAGAGCCTGAAAGCCGCGATGCTCTCAAAGAAGCGATTCTTCAGTACTGCCGGAACAATTACGAAGAAAAGGAAAAAACACTGGGCGATGCCAATATGCAGGAGCTTGAGCGTGCGATTCTTTTGAGAAGCGTCGACGCTGCCTGGATGGAACATATTGACAATATGGAACAGCTGAAACAGGGGATTGGCCTGCGTGCTTACGGACAGAATGACCCGGTTAAGGAATACACCAAAGAAGGTTTTGCCATGTTCGAGGATATGATTTTAAGAATCCAGGAAGACACGGTCAAGTACCTTTATAATATTAAAATCCAGAAGGCGCCCCAGCAGCAGCGGAACGTCAATATGGAGGATGTTAAAACCAACGAAAGTGAAATTGAAGGCCGGCCCGCAGCAGCCAGAAATAAGAAGGTTGGCCGTAATGATCCCTGCCCCTGCGGCAGCGGTAAAAAGTATAAAAAGTGCTGCGGCGCAAATTTATAA